One segment of uncultured Roseibium sp. DNA contains the following:
- a CDS encoding TetR/AcrR family transcriptional regulator: MTGKKPPRRTQAEKSAAMRLKLCEATLSALAEVGYEKTTTQEICARAGVSRGALTHQFPTRVDILSAAFEHLLEAWEAERREHIASLPEGQPISFEAYTRHLWRVVFSSPNYMAALVLMMAARMDGDLAANLRSVLARWRSVRDFLSLQLLGREDEAEDPQVLTFLHLNLCMLRGIAIHGSFDASAEERERLLDAWLEFLGSRADEMPGCSPEVLDRV, from the coding sequence ATGACAGGCAAGAAGCCACCTCGCCGGACACAAGCGGAAAAATCCGCAGCCATGCGTTTGAAGCTGTGTGAGGCCACCTTGAGTGCACTCGCTGAAGTCGGCTATGAGAAGACCACAACGCAGGAAATCTGCGCCCGTGCCGGTGTTTCGCGCGGTGCTCTCACGCACCAGTTTCCCACCCGTGTCGACATCCTGTCGGCTGCATTCGAACATCTCTTGGAAGCCTGGGAAGCGGAGCGGCGCGAACATATCGCCTCACTGCCCGAAGGACAGCCGATAAGCTTCGAAGCCTACACCCGGCATCTGTGGCGTGTGGTCTTTTCCTCGCCAAACTATATGGCAGCGCTCGTGTTGATGATGGCGGCCCGGATGGACGGGGATCTTGCTGCCAATCTGCGCAGTGTCCTTGCCCGGTGGCGCTCCGTGCGCGACTTCCTCTCCCTGCAGTTGCTGGGGCGCGAAGATGAGGCGGAGGACCCGCAGGTCCTAACCTTCCTGCATCTAAACCTGTGTATGCTGCGCGGTATCGCGATCCACGGCAGTTTCGACGCGTCGGCCGAAGAGCGGGAGCGCCTGCTCGACGCCTGGCTTGAATTCCTCGGAAGCCGCGCTGACGAGATGCCGGGCTGCAGTCCCGAGGTTCTGGACCGCGTCTGA
- a CDS encoding cupin domain-containing protein has translation MLDQSFDIGARLLAMRKAARLSQRQLAERAGVPHAQISIIEKNKSSPSIATLRRVLSGMGLSMADFFDEERAAPEGPFFTPEDLIDLTSKLPVSGAPDASGRMAFRQIGDAHKHNLQIMHEVYEPGADTGETFLEHFSNEGGYVIEGALELTVGDQVKVLKPGESYLFDSRIPHRFRNVHDGNTVVISACTPPYL, from the coding sequence ATGCTGGATCAATCATTTGACATTGGTGCGCGTCTTCTGGCGATGCGTAAGGCAGCCAGACTGTCCCAGCGCCAGCTCGCCGAGCGGGCCGGGGTTCCGCATGCGCAGATTTCCATCATTGAGAAGAATAAATCCAGCCCATCTATTGCTACCTTGCGCAGGGTATTGAGCGGAATGGGGCTGAGCATGGCGGACTTCTTCGATGAGGAAAGGGCCGCTCCCGAAGGTCCGTTCTTCACGCCGGAAGACCTGATCGACCTCACTTCCAAGCTGCCGGTGTCGGGCGCTCCGGATGCCAGCGGTCGCATGGCCTTTCGCCAGATCGGCGATGCGCACAAGCACAACCTCCAGATCATGCACGAGGTCTATGAACCCGGTGCGGATACAGGGGAAACTTTCCTGGAGCATTTTTCCAATGAAGGAGGTTATGTCATCGAGGGAGCCCTGGAGCTAACTGTGGGAGATCAGGTGAAGGTGCTCAAGCCGGGGGAGTCCTACCTGTTCGACAGCCGTATCCCGCACCGCTTCCGCAAT